Proteins encoded within one genomic window of Prauserella marina:
- a CDS encoding SAM-dependent methyltransferase, with the protein MAQGELGRVFGRFLNTDAPVSVTTYEDSSIGNPEASAHIEIRSPAALSYVLSAPGELGLARAYVTGHLDVSGELYDVLKYMSSLIDGLTVADRLWILRQLGARHFRPMPVPSEEAPNRIRRALQGLRHSKSRDSAAISQHYDVSNRFYELVLGPSMAYTCACFPSTEATLEQAQFHKFDLVCRKLGLKPGMRLLDVGCGWGGMVAHAAEHYGVQALGVTLSREQAQWAQKNIVSRGLADRAEVRHLDYRDVKEGQFDAISSIGLTEHIGARNLPSYFRFLASKLKDKGRLLNHCITRPSNREPNHTGPFIDRYVFPDGELEGVGAIISAMHDHGFEVRHSENLREHYARTLAGWCANLDANWTEAVGEAGVRRARVWALYMAASRLAFERHKIELQQVLGVKVGANGDSAMPLRPDWGV; encoded by the coding sequence ATGGCACAAGGCGAATTAGGGCGGGTATTCGGCCGGTTTCTCAACACGGACGCCCCCGTCTCGGTGACCACGTACGAAGACAGCTCGATCGGCAATCCGGAAGCGTCGGCTCACATTGAGATCCGCTCTCCGGCCGCATTGAGCTACGTGCTGTCGGCTCCCGGCGAACTCGGGCTCGCCCGTGCGTACGTCACCGGTCATCTCGACGTCAGCGGCGAGTTGTACGACGTGCTCAAGTACATGTCGAGCCTCATCGACGGCCTCACGGTCGCCGACCGGCTGTGGATCCTGCGGCAGCTCGGCGCCCGGCACTTCCGGCCGATGCCCGTTCCCTCCGAGGAGGCCCCGAACAGGATCAGGCGAGCACTCCAAGGGCTGAGGCATTCCAAGTCGAGGGACAGCGCCGCGATCTCACAGCACTACGACGTCTCCAACCGGTTCTACGAACTCGTGCTCGGCCCCTCCATGGCCTACACCTGCGCCTGCTTTCCCAGCACGGAAGCGACACTCGAACAGGCCCAGTTCCACAAGTTCGACCTCGTCTGCCGCAAACTCGGCCTCAAGCCGGGAATGCGGCTGCTCGACGTCGGTTGCGGCTGGGGCGGCATGGTGGCTCACGCGGCGGAACACTACGGAGTGCAAGCGCTCGGCGTGACGCTGTCGCGGGAACAGGCCCAGTGGGCACAGAAGAACATCGTCTCAAGAGGACTCGCCGACCGGGCCGAAGTACGCCACCTCGACTACCGGGACGTGAAGGAAGGCCAGTTCGACGCGATTTCCTCGATCGGGCTGACCGAACACATCGGTGCGCGCAACCTACCCTCGTACTTCCGGTTCCTCGCCTCCAAACTCAAGGACAAAGGCAGGCTGCTCAACCACTGCATCACGAGACCGAGCAACAGGGAACCCAACCACACCGGACCGTTCATCGACCGGTACGTCTTTCCCGACGGCGAACTCGAAGGCGTCGGCGCGATCATCTCGGCCATGCACGACCACGGTTTCGAGGTCCGGCATTCCGAGAACTTGCGCGAACACTACGCGCGCACGCTGGCGGGCTGGTGCGCGAATCTCGACGCGAACTGGACGGAAGCCGTCGGGGAAGCGGGAGTCCGCAGGGCACGGGTGTGGGCGCTCTACATGGCGGCCTCACGGCTCGCCTTCGAGCGACACAAGATCGAGCTACAGCAGGTTCTCGGGGTCAAAGTCGGCGCGAACGGCGATTCGGCGATGCCTTTGCGGCCGGACTGGGGTGTGTGA
- a CDS encoding HNH endonuclease signature motif containing protein, with protein MMEQALSDALWQLDDRELAALLARRESALRQAHAEMLAAVGEAERRGLAKNLGYRDSVAMLRTELRVSAREAHARLADALATQARRSPEGEELPAPLVATARLLNTGGLGREHLREITRIFARCPDTVSGQERADAEQTLLDLAAQASPEAVRAAGHRLIAYWDSERQPVEEPELAAPTREFRYRYRRNGQLEFTGNLDPETGATLEGLFGPLAKPRPKDDDGHPDPRTMAQRQGDALAEIIDSAARAEDLTVQGGERAVLTATITLAELEDRTRQSSTELPGYSTPEQLRRLACEAQVIPAIFGTDGEVLYLGRSSRHASKAQRRALALRDKGCAFPGCDRGPKWCVPHHIVWWDHGGNTDIDSMVLVCAHHHRLIHHTDWEVRVNSADRLPEFVPPAWLDPARRPRRNTAHLIGKHPRAA; from the coding sequence ATGATGGAACAGGCACTATCCGATGCGTTGTGGCAACTCGACGATCGGGAACTGGCGGCGCTACTGGCCCGCCGCGAGTCGGCATTGCGGCAAGCACATGCCGAAATGCTGGCCGCCGTCGGCGAAGCCGAGAGGAGAGGGCTGGCCAAAAACCTGGGTTATCGCGATTCCGTGGCCATGTTGCGTACCGAACTGCGTGTTTCCGCACGCGAAGCGCACGCCCGGCTGGCCGACGCCTTGGCGACCCAAGCACGACGATCGCCCGAGGGTGAGGAACTACCGGCACCCCTTGTCGCGACCGCCCGCCTTTTGAACACCGGCGGACTCGGACGCGAGCATCTTCGCGAAATCACGCGGATCTTCGCGCGGTGCCCCGACACCGTCTCCGGCCAGGAACGGGCGGACGCGGAGCAGACGCTCCTCGACCTCGCGGCACAGGCGTCCCCGGAGGCGGTACGCGCGGCGGGGCATCGGCTGATCGCGTACTGGGACTCCGAACGCCAACCGGTCGAGGAACCCGAACTCGCCGCGCCGACGCGAGAGTTCCGGTACCGGTACCGCAGAAACGGGCAACTCGAATTCACGGGAAACCTCGACCCCGAAACCGGTGCGACACTCGAAGGCTTGTTCGGCCCGCTGGCGAAACCGCGGCCGAAGGACGACGACGGACATCCCGATCCGCGAACCATGGCACAACGTCAGGGAGACGCACTCGCCGAGATCATCGATTCGGCGGCCAGAGCAGAGGATCTGACGGTCCAGGGTGGAGAGCGCGCCGTACTCACGGCGACGATCACCTTGGCTGAACTCGAAGACCGCACCCGGCAGTCCTCGACCGAACTGCCCGGTTACTCCACGCCGGAACAACTGCGGAGGCTGGCCTGCGAGGCGCAGGTCATCCCCGCCATCTTCGGAACCGACGGCGAGGTCCTGTACCTCGGCCGATCCTCCCGGCACGCCAGCAAAGCCCAGCGAAGGGCGTTGGCGTTGCGGGACAAGGGATGCGCCTTCCCCGGTTGCGACCGTGGTCCCAAATGGTGCGTACCACACCACATCGTATGGTGGGATCACGGTGGTAATACCGATATCGACAGCATGGTGCTCGTCTGCGCGCACCATCATCGGCTGATACACCACACCGATTGGGAAGTACGCGTCAACTCCGCCGACCGGCTACCGGAGTTCGTTCCCCCGGCCTGGCTCGATCCG